From a region of the Haematobia irritans isolate KBUSLIRL chromosome 4, ASM5000362v1, whole genome shotgun sequence genome:
- the LOC142235856 gene encoding uncharacterized protein LOC142235856, whose translation MTEELLSTLHKQRASAKGNITRIKKFLEDRRETLNTIDLECRLEILNSYIKQLMAYQTEIEKISPDDRRAELEEICITTKTLLLTQMGSCRPSMSHDTTFSAPLPPANRLPHLKIPKFTGKYSEYRNFIACFNNLVHDDPTLTKIEKFNHLIASLQDDALRTVKAFQVNENNYESALARLAERYDNKCLIFQDHIASLFNLKKIVRPNAPELRQIIDTVSAVLDSLSHLGSEKDIMNAIVIHLVLSKVDADTKAKWDENLDYRKLPQWKDCASILIRRCQFLEVNEEKAFKGENGQNRFGREKLNGKGKKPQFALACTQVHTNECYFCSGMDHLIGSCPMFLAFKVSQRFDYIKRKGLCINCLKYGHSVRKCRATRCAICRRPHNAILHNEELIPEMSSAHIGYGSEAQTSGAATNNGTAKRSHEQVPSNRTAVQSYDPQQRLPYGNSATTMLAYESKGEVILATALVQMKDKCGQYHVARCLLDSGSQINIVTEDLVHRLKLERHSSTLSVQGVGDGNKRVRHSVSTYMKSCVNEFEIETDFYVMKTITCPQPRNHISVDNLGIPSNIELADPQFNKPQRIDILVGAQIFFDLLCIGQIKLGTELPILQKTLLGWIVSGRYGIERKVMALSFCVSTTNEENLLQELSERVQRFWELEWVPNCSTMTSEHLMCEKHFLNTATRSDDGRFEVRLPFKTDPKVLGHSYETAKRRFLALERRLSKNVEMKRMYTDFMKEYLLLGHMSQTNTENISLPHYFIPHQCVIRAQSTSTKLRVVFDASCKTSSQKSLNDILMVGPTIQNDLFTTLSKFRVNKYALTADITKMYRQVNVHKDDRKFQLILWRENCDMPIQTYELNTVTYGTGPAPFLAIRCLKEISHLFNEVYPLGSKIIATDFYVDDLLSGANDIDTLMQIRSEVIQILNACGFSLAKWHSNVKGFGSDESVMQLDVHDATFTRALGVNWKPQDDVIFFHLDNDFSNLPATKRNILSVSSRLFDPLGLLSPIIIKAKILLQQLWTNNLDWDESIPQHLDTEWSYFKTVLTQINQICIPRFIGTTLNASVQIHGFADASMKAYGCCIYVVSRQVDTDICGYRVLTDAELLNLDKNKEENEEDQRNAESSHLRSYALRTDTSD comes from the coding sequence ATGACTGAGGAATTATTGTCAACGTTGCACAAGCAGAGAGCTTCTGCGAAAGGAAATATTAcacgaattaagaaatttttagaagaTCGTAGGGAAACATTAAACACTATAGATCTGGAATGTAGGCTTGAAATTCTTAATTCATACATTAAACAACTAATGGCATATCAAACTGAAATCGAGAAAATTAGCCCCGATGACAGACGGGCAGAACTTGAGGAGATTTGCATTACCACTAAGACATTGTTGTTGACTCAGATGGGTAGTTGTCGTCCAAGTATGAGTCATGACACAACTTTTAGCGCTCCTCTGCCACCTGCTAACCGACTACCTCATTTGAAAATTCCAAAGTTTACCGGTAAATATTCCGAATACAGAAACTTTATAGcttgttttaataatttagtTCACGACGATCCGACACTAACGAAAATAGAGAAGTTCAATCACCTGATTGCTAGTTTGCAAGACGATGCTTTGCGCACAGTAAAAGCATTCCAAGTGAACGAAAATAATTATGAGAGTGCATTAGCCAGGTTGGCAGAGCGCTATGACAACAAATGTTTGATATTCCAGGACCACATTGCATCGCTATTTAATCTGAAAAAGATAGTAAGGCCTAACGCCCCGGAATTGAGGCAGATTATAGACACTGTATCAGCTGTTTTGGATTCATTGTCTCATTTGGGCTCCGAGAAAGATATCATGAATGCTATTGTTATTCATCTAGTATTGTCAAAGGTCGATGCTGACACGAAGGCAAAATGGGATGAGAATCTAGACTACAGGAAATTACCACAGTGGAAAGACTGTGCGTCCATTCTAATTAGGCGATGCCAGTTTTTGGAAGTGAATGAAGAGAAGGCATTTAAAGGTGAAAATGGACAAAACCGGTTCGGTAGAGAAAAGTTAAATGGAAAAGGAAAGAAGCCTCAGTTTGCACTCGCGTGTACACAAGTACACACAAAtgaatgttatttttgttcAGGCATGGATCATTTAATTGGATCTTGCCCAATGTTTCTAGCTTTCAAAGTTTCGCAAAGGTTTGATTACATTAAACGCAAGGGTTTATGTATTAATTGTTTAAAATATGGTCATTCTGTTAGGAAGTGTCGGGCAACGCGCTGCGCCATTTGTCGAAGACCACACAATGCTATATTGCACAATGAGGAGCTAATTCCTGAAATGTCATCGGCACATATTGGCTATGGCTCTGAAGCGCAAACTTCTGGCGCGGCTACCAATAATGGTACGGCAAAACGGTCACATGAACAAGTGCCATCGAATCGCACTGCTGTTCAAAGCTACGACCCACAGCAGAGGTTGCCGTACGGAAACAGTGCTACGACTATGTTAGCTTATGAGTCTAAGGGGGAGGTGATATTGGCTACTGCATTAGTTCAGATGAAGGATAAATGTGGTCAATACCATGTCGCACGATGCCTTCTCGATTCAGGTTCTCAGATAAATATAGTCACCGAGGATTTAGTTCaccgtttgaaattggaaagACATAGCAGTACCTTAAGTGTGCAGGGTGTAGGGGATGGTAACAAACGTGTTCGTCATAGTGTATCGACCTATATGAAGTCATGTGTTAATGAGTTCGAGATAGAAACAGACTTTTATGTAATGAAGACGATCACATGCCCTCAGCCTCGGAATCATATTAGTGTGGATAATTTAGGTATTCCATCGAACATAGAACTGGCAGATCCACAGTTCAATAAGCCTCAGAGGATAGATATTTTGGTGGGTGCTCAGATTTTCTTTGATCTTTTATGCATAGGGCAAATCAAATTAGGAACTGAGTTACCTATTCTACAGAAAACACTTCTTGGGTGGATAGTTTCTGGTCGGTATGGAATCGAACGCAAAGTGATGGCGTTGTCTTTTTGCGTATCTACGACAAATGAGGAGAATCTATTGCAAGAATTGAGTGAGAGGGTTCAAAGATTTTGGGAATTAGAGTGGGTTCCCAATTGTTCGACTATGACAAGTGAGCATTTAATGTGTGAGAAGCATTTTTTAAACACTGCAACCCGAAGTGATGATGGACGGTTTGAGGTACGCTTACCATTCAAAACCGATCCGAAAGTACTTGGTCATTCGTATGAGACGGCTAAACGCCGATTTTTAGCTTTAGAGCGAAGACTCTCCAAAAATGTTGAGATGAAACGAATGTATACCGATTTTATGAAAGAATACTTGTTGCTCGGTCATATGTCACAAACTAACACTGAGAATATTTCTCTACCCCACTATTTTATACCCCATCAATGCGTTATCAGAGCTCAAAGTACATCGACAAAATTACGTGTAGTGTTCGACGCATCATGTAAGACGTCATCCCAGAAATCACTGAATGACATTCTCATGGTTGGGCCAACTATTCAGAATGATTTATTTACAACCCTGTCTAAATTTCGTGTTAATAAGTATGCTTTAACGGCTGACATTACTAAGATGTATAGACAGGTGAACGTACATAAGGACGATCGCAAGTTTCAGTTAATATTATGGCGTGAAAACTGTGATATGCCAATTCAGACCTATGAATTAAACACAGTTACGTACGGTACTGGGCCAGCTCCGTTCCTTGCGATCAGATGCCTTAAGGAAATAAGCCACCTTTTCAATGAAGTATATCCCCTTGGTTCTAAGATTATTGCTACTGACTTCTATGTAGATGATTTGCTCTCAGGAGCTAATGATATTGATACATTGATGCAAATACGTAGTGAAGTCATTCAAATACTTAACGCTTGTGGGTTCTCTTTAGCAAAATGGCATTCAAATGTCAAGGGGTTTGGAAGTGATGAATCAGTAATGCAATTGGATGTACACGATGCAACCTTTACAAGAGCTCTTGGGGTAAATTGGAAGCCGCAGGATGacgttatttttttccatttggaCAATGATTTTTCCAATCTTCCTGCTACGAAAAGAAATATATTATCTGTGTCTTCTCGCCTTTTCGATCCTTTGGGATTACTTTCGCCCATAATAATTAAGGCGAAAATATTATTACAACAGCTTTGGACCAATAATCTTGATTGGGATGAATCTATACCCCAACATTTGGACACAGAATGGAGCTATTTCAAAACCGTACTAACCCAAATTAATCAAATTTGTATACCCAGATTCATAGGTACAACGCTTAACGCGTCTGTCCAAATACATGGTTTCGCTGATGCTTCAATGAAGGCATACGGTTGTTGTATTTATGTAGTGTCCAGGCAAG